A DNA window from [Chlorobium] sp. 445 contains the following coding sequences:
- a CDS encoding phosphatidylserine decarboxylase family protein, producing MITKYGYSTFAKVGALSLVLLVLAFALPLSLAMLSAGLGLFLIAFTLQFFRDPERTPPRIERVILSPADGKIVLIKDTEHPFFNGAAKLVSIFMSPINVHVNRNPISGKVVHLRHIEGEYIAAFDHQSGERNERTEIGIENAHIKVFFKQISGYVARRIICELEANDTVKIGERFGMIKFGSRVDVFMPPEVKLCVREGERVTAGETILAEY from the coding sequence ATGATTACAAAATACGGATACTCCACCTTCGCAAAAGTTGGTGCTCTATCGCTTGTGCTGCTTGTGCTTGCCTTCGCTTTGCCGCTGTCGCTGGCAATGCTCTCTGCAGGCTTAGGGTTGTTTCTGATTGCCTTCACACTGCAATTTTTTCGTGACCCAGAACGTACGCCACCCAGAATCGAGCGCGTCATTCTTTCGCCCGCCGATGGGAAAATCGTGCTGATTAAAGACACCGAGCATCCCTTTTTCAACGGTGCTGCAAAATTAGTCAGTATTTTTATGTCGCCCATCAATGTGCATGTCAATCGCAATCCGATTTCAGGTAAGGTCGTGCATCTGCGGCATATTGAAGGCGAATACATCGCAGCATTTGATCATCAGTCAGGTGAGCGCAATGAGCGTACGGAAATTGGGATTGAAAATGCGCATATCAAGGTTTTCTTCAAGCAAATTTCAGGCTATGTGGCGCGGCGCATTATCTGTGAGCTTGAAGCGAACGACACGGTGAAAATTGGTGAGCGCTTCGGGATGATTAAATTTGGCTCTCGCGTTGATGTGTTCATGCCCCCCGAAGTCAAACTCTGCGTCAGAGAAGGTGAGCGCGTAACGGCAGGCGAAACCATTTTAGCCGAATACTAA
- the dacB gene encoding D-alanyl-D-alanine carboxypeptidase/D-alanyl-D-alanine-endopeptidase produces the protein MRQQTKLSCYLYVLTSIMLVSTLLVETADANVYKRRRPKVLSAVSLKLTGTSQAERMAECAEKIEQILQARKRGIMGVCIQTTDNETIFAYQQNQLFKPASNLKLITSAVAIETLGADYRYRTDFFIDGTLKDGVLHGNLVLIGSTDPMLSGYFDKTINEVVNAWVDTLRRYGIMKIEGDLILDNSYYVGNRYQPISAEEIRFATVANFSRANEQQLSKVSRVRVIKTKDGKKRVVRRGFRRKSRLKMVTIEPNVYCANTLLAALQQAGMMHKDAHVEKISYSRKIDRTRWKYLYSHYSISLAEALKATNKRSDNFYADQLLRTLGGEYYGEGSIEKGLEVVKEFLKNEVKVSSKEYKLTDGSGLSHENFVTPHLIVETLRYMREHSKAFHEYYESLAIPMTDGTLAGRINHALAHNIRAKTGSITGVVSLSGYLKSRSGKEMYFSIIANGLGRRSRHAKALEDTICKLLLEI, from the coding sequence ATGAGGCAACAGACTAAACTTTCTTGCTACCTTTACGTGCTCACCAGCATCATGCTGGTCAGCACGCTTCTTGTTGAGACCGCAGACGCCAACGTATACAAACGCCGACGACCAAAAGTGTTGTCCGCCGTTTCGCTGAAACTCACTGGCACAAGCCAAGCGGAGCGTATGGCTGAATGCGCCGAAAAAATTGAGCAAATTCTGCAAGCACGCAAGCGCGGCATCATGGGCGTATGCATTCAAACCACAGACAATGAAACCATTTTTGCCTACCAACAAAATCAACTCTTCAAGCCGGCTTCAAATCTTAAACTGATCACATCCGCTGTTGCGATTGAAACACTTGGAGCAGACTATCGCTACCGCACCGACTTCTTCATTGATGGCACACTCAAAGATGGGGTACTGCATGGTAATCTGGTCCTGATTGGCAGCACAGACCCGATGCTTTCTGGATACTTTGATAAAACGATCAACGAGGTTGTGAATGCATGGGTCGATACGCTGCGTCGGTACGGCATTATGAAAATCGAGGGCGACCTAATTCTCGATAATAGTTACTATGTTGGCAATCGATATCAACCGATCAGTGCAGAAGAAATACGCTTTGCTACCGTTGCCAATTTTAGCCGTGCAAACGAGCAGCAATTAAGTAAAGTCTCGCGTGTGCGTGTTATCAAAACGAAAGATGGCAAAAAGCGTGTGGTGCGTCGAGGCTTTCGCAGAAAAAGTCGCTTGAAGATGGTTACAATTGAGCCGAATGTCTATTGCGCAAACACGCTGCTGGCGGCACTCCAACAGGCTGGCATGATGCACAAAGATGCCCATGTCGAGAAAATCTCTTATAGCCGAAAAATCGATAGAACCAGATGGAAGTATCTTTACTCACACTACTCGATTTCTCTAGCTGAAGCGCTCAAAGCTACAAATAAGCGTTCGGATAACTTCTATGCCGACCAATTGCTTCGCACACTGGGTGGTGAATATTATGGTGAAGGCTCAATCGAAAAAGGGCTCGAAGTGGTAAAAGAGTTTTTGAAGAACGAAGTGAAAGTTAGCTCGAAAGAGTACAAACTCACGGATGGTTCAGGACTGTCGCATGAGAATTTTGTAACGCCGCATCTGATTGTGGAGACGCTGCGCTACATGCGCGAGCATAGCAAAGCCTTTCATGAATACTATGAATCGTTAGCCATTCCTATGACCGATGGCACACTTGCAGGCAGAATCAATCATGCACTGGCGCACAACATTCGTGCAAAGACAGGGTCAATTACAGGCGTCGTGTCGCTCTCTGGATACTTGAAGAGTCGCAGCGGTAAAGAGATGTATTTTTCTATCATTGCAAACGGATTAGGTCGGCGCTCTAGACATGCAAAAGCCTTAGAAGATACGATTTGTAAACTCCTGCTTGAGATTTAA